The genomic window GCAATGGCATCAATGAGTTTGATTACTGGGGGCCAGAATGTGTGGGAATCAGCACCTGCTGGTGCTGCCTGGTTTGGTGCTCATTTGAAAAAAGGGCAAGGAGATTATTTTTCCTTGATGGGGGCAAGGATGATAGGTCTGAAAGCAGCGTGGCATGGAAATATTTTTCTTGAAAAACAGTAGGCACAGGATTAAGTACAAGAATATTCCATTCAAATTCTGAGTTGAAGGGTCTTGAATTTTTCCCCTCTTGCTGGAGCAAACCCAAGGATCTAACACAGTTTAGTCTAACTATTTAGTTAAGTATTCAACATAAAGATATTTTGGAATCacaataagttttttttttggaattgtAACTTTGTAAGGCTGCACCATTAGTCCATATCAATTTGACCATCTGAAGGGCATAATttccattgtttttttttttctgttattCACATGGTATTTTAGTAATGTTATTATCAAAGCAGTTGTTGATGCTACCATTGCTGTTTTGACGCTGTTACTTGCTTTTCATGCTAACATGGCTTCAATGTCATCATTGTTTTTGAGCCCTTTGAGAATTGTAGCCACCAGCATGCCTCTCCAAAGACGTGGGTCAAGGTTCAAACCTGTAGTGGTTGCTGTCAAAAGCAACCAGATTTCTTAACTCTTGTGTGATGTTGTAGTGCTCTCTAGTTTACCAATTTGAGCTTGTAAATAACACTGTAGGCATGAACGGAACCAAATGTACAAAAATATAATGAACTGCTCATATAAAATGTCATATGGAGATATACTGGCGTTTGTCCCGCGTCGTCCGAATTTGTTTCCAATTTGAGCTTGTAAAGAGCACTGCAGGCATGAAAGGTACCAAATGTACAAAAATATAATTAAGTGTTCATATGAAATGTCATATGGAGGTATACTGACGTTTGTGACGCGCATGTGAATATGATAGTTTTATTCTCGGTGGTTGTGGTCATATTTGGCTATACGTTGGACTGGCGGTGGGCTGTGGAGGCCAAGCTGGGCGCTGCCCGCGCATTGAATTTCCATCTTCCCGTGGCCACGCCGTGCAGCTCTGTGCGTCTGGCCTTCAGGCCTTCCGACCATGTTTCTGATGTTCTTGTGTGTGATGGGGACTGCCTCATGGTCATGAGAGATGGCCATGGCCGATCATGCCGTGTCCTCGTCACCTTGGTGCCCTACGTCTTGGCTCGATGCTCAGATGGGATGGAGGCGATGGTGGTGCGCGACTGCCCCGTCGCACACTCTAGAAAAGTTCAGCTGACGGCTCCATCGCCCAATCCTTGTCTTTAGTGAACTGTCGTTGACATGCCGGCAGCTCTCGCTGCCTGATATTTTCTACTATACGCATTGATGCGTTCCACGCTGCCGGCTGCAGCACGCGACCACCTTTACACCCGGATGCGGGTACGCGGCACGTCACATCACGTCGCCCTTGTGGTGTGGCCACgccgcgtcggcgtcggcgtcggcgcccCCGTCGCTTGGTCACACACGGACACGGCCCCTCCGCGCACGCCGAAGCCGCGCCGCGAGTCGCCTTGCCGCTGACGCACCGCTACCCCCAGAGGTGGGCAGGTCGCACGCGCCGCATGCCGCCGTGCGCGGCCAATCGCACGACATGACGACCACCGCTCACCGTCCCCGCTCCAGAAGCCAAATTCCATTTCGGCCCCGACACCAAAACATAATTACCAACAAGAGGACTCAGGAGACGATTGGAGTCCACGGGGGCGGCCCACCCGTGATCCGACGGCCGTCGCGCTCGCTCCCGACGCATCGCAGCCGCCCAGCAGCCGAAAAGGAAGGGGGACGGAAGCCCACCGCGAAATTTTACGAGTCGCACGTCCCGCGCCGCGCGGGGTGTCGGTCAAGGTGCCCCCACGCGCCGCGgttggcgccgccgccgctgccgcccacCGCCGCCCGCGTGCGCCCACCGCCACCTGTTGCCGCCTAAGGGGAACGCCTCCGTTATAACCCACAGCACCATCCATGCCGTCCTCCACCACCGCTTCACCATCCCCTCcaggcccaccaccaccaccaccatggcctctccttcccctcctTCCCCCGCCCGCGCCTCCGGCCGGCGCGTGCCGCCCCCGTGCTGGACGACCGACGAGACCCTCGCGCTCGCGCGGGCCTACACCGCGCGCCGCCTCGCCGTCGGCCGGGAGCACCTGACCTCCGCCGACTGGGCCGCCGTCGCTGCGGCCGCCCCGTCCAAGACGGCCAGGCAGTGCCGCCACAAGGTCGAGAAGCTCCGCCGACGCCTCCGATCCAACCGCCGCCGCCCGTGCCCGCTCCTCGACGCCATCGACCTCCTCGACGGCCCTTCCCCGCCCTTCTTCTCCAAGTCCCAGTCCCGATCCACATCCCTgtcctcgtcgccgccgccgccggcggtttCTCCGCCGTCTCCCCCGTCCCCTCCCGCATCCCCGCCCAGGAAGAGGCGGCGGGACGATGCCGGGGACGAGGACGGTGTGAGCGACGTGGTGGGGGCTCTGAGGGCCATCGGGGAGGGTTTCCTGCGGGCGGAAGAGAGGAGGATGGTGGCCGCCCGGGAGATGCAGAGGATGCGGATGGAGATGGCGCTTCGGCACCTTGATGCACAGAGGAGGCTCATGGACGCGCTTGTCGGCCGCATCGTCGATGCCTTGGACTGAAGTGGTGGCACAAAGGTGTCTCCTCAAGGTTTCCTGCTTGTCCTCGTTGCATGCTGGCTTGCGAGTTTAGGAGTTTCTTAGTGCTGTTTATATGTAGTAGCTGTGATGGATCTGTGATGTAGTTGAAGCGGACAAGCCTTAGTGTTTTTTCAGTCTTGTATTTGCTTAAAAGGAGAGTTTCTTATGGATGAAGAAGTTGTCTTGCCTGTTCCACATCTGTTGACTACTTGCCTCCTTATTTTTGTTTTAAATTTGTTTGATTTTATGTTCTGATGATAGTAACATATAACTAGTGATAACCTAAGGATGCTAGAAGATTAGAGCATTGAGTTCTGATAACAATTGTGTTTTCCGGCCCTGGACTTCTAATTCCTAGAAAAGAAAGAACACAATTGTCATTGCTATATCACAGATTTACATcataaaaaaaaacctttgctacCTTTGCCCCTGTAACATATGGAAAATAATAAACTGAACTCAAGAAGCAAAATAATGAACTGGAGATTTTTTTTTCAGGGACTGTATTTTTTTCAGTCATTTGCTAGTGCCTCAACCTGTCAACTGAGGTCTGAGGCCAATAGTATCCTttatatttttcatttgagatcctGAATGAAATCTCACTACTGGGTTCCACTTTGCTGGTTGCACCAACCTATATGTTTGAGATAATCATGCCAAGGTTTCATTTTCAGTTACGTCCTCCCAGCAGTATACATCTGTTTAGTTCTTGTAGATTTTTTTGCTGTATGGAGCTGATATTCtgcattctgcatatttaattggGCTA from Miscanthus floridulus cultivar M001 chromosome 11, ASM1932011v1, whole genome shotgun sequence includes these protein-coding regions:
- the LOC136491245 gene encoding trihelix transcription factor ENAP1-like, which codes for MASPSPPSPARASGRRVPPPCWTTDETLALARAYTARRLAVGREHLTSADWAAVAAAAPSKTARQCRHKVEKLRRRLRSNRRRPCPLLDAIDLLDGPSPPFFSKSQSRSTSLSSSPPPPAVSPPSPPSPPASPPRKRRRDDAGDEDGVSDVVGALRAIGEGFLRAEERRMVAAREMQRMRMEMALRHLDAQRRLMDALVGRIVDALD